One region of Oncorhynchus mykiss isolate Arlee chromosome 8, USDA_OmykA_1.1, whole genome shotgun sequence genomic DNA includes:
- the LOC110529956 gene encoding adiponectin-like, translated as MLASHILFTSLFLTHKGIPGSPGRRGLTGFRGRPGFVGRQGLKGQKGDENEKGERGLVGFTGTKGARGFKGDKGDQGLEGAQGEMGPQGAEGTCPASCESVQGRAGQPGIPGPAGARGLPGVAGPPGTTGTKGETGHMGSPGVPGTNGEKGELGAKGECNCTNGADGADGQQGIRGPKGEQGELGPKGAVGLNGKKGDQGDLGMTGIPGPCSPAIQSSFTAALGTIYPLPDKPVPFTEVITNQQFHFDPITGIYRAPVNGTYVFSYHLMVFNKVLKVGLFHNFNSIVKTTEPAQLGTASHQVVLHLVMGDRVWLQVKDNITNGMYADNESRSTFSGFLLYPDSCDLPLFRDFPPAGAPGGDEGNYSWG; from the exons ATGTTAGCTAGCCACATATTGTTTACGTCATTGTTCTTAACCCACAAAGGTATTCCAGGAAGTCCTGGTAGAAGAGGACTCACAGGGTTCAGAGGTCGGCCTGGGTTCGTGGGCCGCCAAGGACTGAAGG GTCAGAAGGGTGATGAAAATGAGAAGGGAGAACGTGGGCTAGTGGGTTTCACCGGCACCAAGGGGGCCCGCGGCTTCAAAG GGGACAAAGGGGACCAGGGTCTGGAGGGTGCACAGGGAGAGATGGGGCCCCAGGGAGCGGAAGGGACCTGTCCTGCGTCCTGTGAAAGTGTTCAGGGCCGTGCAGGACAACCAGGGATACCCGGACCGGCTGGGGCCAGGGGTCTCCCCGGAGTAGCAGGCCCTCCAGGGACTACGGGGACCAAGGGTGAAACAGGGCACATGGGTTCCCCTGGGGTCCCCGGAACGAATGGTGAGAAAGGTGAACTGGGGGCGAAGGGCGAGTGCAACTGCACTAATGGAGCAGACGGGGCAGACGGTCAACAAGGGATCCGTGGGCCCAAGGGAGAGCAAGGTGAGTTGGGCCCTAAGGGTGCTGTGGGTCTCAACGGTAAAAAGGGAGACCAGGGTGACCTCGGTATGACGGGCATTCCCGGGCCATGCTCTCCAgccatccagtcctcattcaccgCCGCACTCGGCACAATTTACCCGCTACCGGACAAGCCCGTGCCGTTCACCGAAGTCATCACCAACCAGCAGTTTCATTTCGACCCCATCACAGGCATCTACAGGGCACCAGTGAACGGCACCTATGTCTTCAGCTACCACCTGATGGTGTTCAACAAGGTGCTGAAGGTGGGTCTGTTCCATAATTTCAACTCTATCGTGAAGACCACGGAGCCAGCCCAACTGGGCACTGCTAGCCACCAGGTGGTGCTCCACCTGGTCATGGGCGACCGGGTGTGGCTGCAGGTGAAGGACAACATCACCAACGGCATGTATGCTGACAATGAGAGCAGAAGCACCTTCTCTGGCTTCCTGCTCTACCCCGACTCTTGCGACTTGCCCTTGTTCCGAGACTTTCCTCCAGCAGGCGCTCCAGGTGGGGACGAGGGGAACTATAGTTGGGGGTAG